In Raphanus sativus cultivar WK10039 chromosome 5, ASM80110v3, whole genome shotgun sequence, the following proteins share a genomic window:
- the LOC108862784 gene encoding glutamate receptor 3.4 isoform X3: protein MMIRGVSMVKAMGVALLYVSVLWVVPQECAGKSVLSRNSSTSPPLPQRPSSVNVGALFTYDSFIGRAAKPAFKAAMDDVNADQTVLKGTKLNIVFQDSNCSGFIGTMGALQLMETQVVAAIGPQSSGIAHMISYVANELHVPLLSFAATDPTLSSLQYPYFLRTTQNDYFQMQAITDFISYSGWRQVIAIYVDDEYGRNGVSILSDALAKKRSKISYKAAITPGADSTSIESLLVSVNLMASRVYVVHVNPDSGLNVFSVAKSLGMMGNGYVWIATDWLPTAIDSMEPVDSETMDLLQGVVAFRHYTAESSMKRQFKERWKNGFNSYALYAYDSVWLIARALDGFFRENSTITFSNDQRLHKTSDSSIQLSALNVFNEGEKLLKIILGMNHTGVSGPIQFDSERNRVNPAYEVLNVEGSGPRRVGYWSNHSGLSVVTPETLYSKPPNTSTANQRLHGIIWPGEVTKPPRGWVFPNNGKPLKIAVPNRVSYKDYVSKDKNPPGVRGYCIDVFEAAIELLPYPVPRNYILYGDGKKNPSYDSLINDVVADSFDVAVGDITITTNRTRFVDFTQPFIESGLVVVAPVKVAKSSPWSFLKPFTIEMWAVTGAFFLFVGAIVWILEHRFNHEFRGPPRRQLITIFWRKHSEHIREAGVNHMVIRGSDHQLKLHS from the exons ATGATGATAAGAGGAGTTTCTATGGTGAAAGCAATGGGAGTTGCGTTGTTATATGTTTCTGTCTTGTGGGTTGTTCCACAGGAATGTGCTGGTAAAAGTGTTCTCTCAAGAAACTCTTCTACATCTCCACCATTACCTCAGAGGCCAAGCTCTGTAAATGTGGGTGCTCTGTTTACTTATGATTCTTTCATCGGAAGAGCAGCTAAACCAGCGTTTAAAGCCGCAATGGACGATGTTAATGCAGACCAAACCGTACTAAAGGGTACCAAGCTTAATATTGTCTTTCAAGACTCTAACTGCAGTGGATTCATAGGCACCATGGGAG CTTTGCAGCTGATGGAAACACAAGTGGTTGCAGCCATCGGTCCACAATCTTCAGGAATCGCTCACATGATCTCCTACGTAGCTAACGAGCTCCACGTACCTCTCTTGTCATTTGCAGCGACGGATCCTACTCTCTCCTCTCTCCAATACCCTTACTTCCTCCGCACCACGCAGAACGATTACTTCCAAATGCAAGCCATCACAGACTTTATCTCCTATTCCGGATGGAGACAAGTCATTGCCATATACGTCGATGACGAGTACGGCAGAAACGGCGTATCTATCCTAAGCGATGCTTTAGCCAAGAAACGCTCCAAGATCTCTTACAAAGCAGCAATCACACCCGGTGCAGATTCCACCTCCATAGAAAGCCTGTTGGTCTCTGTTAATCTGATGGCGTCTCGGGTTTACGTTGTCCATGTGAATCCTGACTCTGGTTTAAACGTTTTCTCTGTGGCTAAGTCTCTTGGAATGATGGGAAACGGTTATGTCTGGATCGCAACAGACTGGCTTCCTACAGCTATAGACTCCATGGAGCCCGTGGATTCGGAAACAATGGATCTCTTGCAAGGAGTCGTTGCTTTTCGCCATTACACAGCAGAGAGTAGTATGAAGAGACAGTTTAAGGAGAGATGGAAGAATGGCTTCAACTCTTATGCATTGTATGCTTATGATTCTGTTTGGTTGATCGCTCGTGCCCTCGATGGTTTCTTCAGAGAGAACAGTACAATAACTTTCTCCAACGATCAGAGGTTACACAAAACAAGTGATAGCAGCATTCAGTTATCAGCACTAAATGTGTTCAACGAAGGAGAGAAGCTTCTAAAGATCATTCTTGGGATGAATCATACCGGTGTATCCGGACCAATCCAGTTTGATTCAGAGAGGAACCGTGTTAACCCGGCTTACGAAGTGCTAAACGTAGAAGGATCAGGTCCACGCAGAGTCGGTTACTGGTCAAATCATTCAGGTCTCTCAGTGGTGACTCCGGAGACATTGTACTCCAAACCACCAAACACATCTACAGCAAACCAACGTCTTCATGGAATCATATGGCCAGGTGAAGTGACCAAGCCTCCTCGTGGTTGGGTGTTTCCTAACAACGGAAAGCCGCTGAAAATAGCGGTGCCTAACCGTGTGAGCTATAAAGATTACGTCTCTAAAGACAAGAATCCGCCTGGTGTTAGAGGCTATTGTATTGATGTCTTTGAAGCTGCAATTGAGTTGCTTCCTTATCCTGTTCCAAGAAATTATATACTATATGGAGATGGGAAGAAGAATCCTTCTTACGACAGTCTTATCAATGACGTTGTTGCAGAT AGCTTTGATGTAGCTGTAGGAGATATCACGATTACTACAAACAGGACAAGGTTTGTGGATTTCACACAGCCGTTTATAGAATCAGGGCTTGTGGTGGTGGCTCCGGTTAAGGTGGCTAAGTCTAGTCCTTGGTCATTCCTGAAACCATTCACTATAGAGATGTGGGCTGTCACTGGAGCTTTCTTTCTCTTTGTGGGTGCCATCGTCTGGATTCTTGAACACCGGTTCAACCATGAGTTCAGAGGTCCTCCTAGGCGTCAACTCATCACCATCTTCTG GAGAAAACACAGTGAGCACATTAGGGAGGCTGGTGTTAATCATATGGTTATTCGTGGTTCTGATCATCAACTCAAGCTACACAGCTAG